One Penaeus chinensis breed Huanghai No. 1 chromosome 12, ASM1920278v2, whole genome shotgun sequence DNA segment encodes these proteins:
- the LOC125031050 gene encoding nucleolar MIF4G domain-containing protein 1 homolog: MKFNKQRNATNKPNAVGLAKTLMHRKERRKQKRLQAKQKKSLFTRRFRRGKGRFTSEEGPNGENSPNAKRIKQLQAYAQAEKEKVGKFKDKGNNSKKGKGKFQGQGKGGKQNTQNGNKRTQDNESEEEEKEKQGFKMSSSVSDRMARLQEYVNQEARKMGTFNEEEGGMKKKKKNQAGQSKEAETDNKTSHIKDKTKLKKLQQDIEQDNKEIKKLSNLLNLNAKSRKKMVPLLGDDFGSLIEDIEGGHMQHLNKYKHADVAPSDSEDELEKDMAMALGQTKVTKKKSEVEETVEGRDEGGSIDDAFDAFENGEDDGDEMEEYEGLGSDEFDTFENGIDVESEEDSDLEYGYGEEGSRPTKFKKKRKEIKNTEEESEDEMGYGDESEGSHDEEGDQDDIENGEDNRYANGEGDSEDGMFSAEGEWYTDDEEEADEQPKIDYGRLSREREDDFDGDEVGSEEGEEEEEEENDGFLDTEAMECSDEESEDDGRELVHDIRNEEDFAFEGGSGYFSKPEILKNGQENDIDKYSSNSDDDTDLEDFVVDDEEVEFEDVEDELPEEEFDDSDDPASDGLSPVKKRTKKRLIVMSDEESEDENEEKDDKDSDKKGDKDSDEDKDIVDNVPLNAKSKLKLSSKSPRLIISDEEDEEYDNDNNSESDDSDNEKTDMKAKKSLTMNLVPLPTVTSEDTGDEKEQPSPKKNKKKKKINIGNISDDDSEIINELSIKRKRSELLSEEEEDEEDLVDSKKMKKASSVASSESEDSDSRSNKIKTILKKPTNRKQKKTAPRSHKAKEETSGKRRVSFDLPEVTDEESGDESAGSAEFSADDDGDDGDDGDDGDDGDDGEGSINEQPLEEELDVEDESPGSAEFSEDEVNDDNDLTEGDKDISDGVNNEKAEEEEEDKEDEDEDEDEDGLTEDIYGRLRDQEGNVVKREEEEESQTMGGKYIPPALRKLMALNTDEKKKEQLARMKKTLKGLLNRLAESNLGGIANQIEGMYTKFGRNDMSEVLISLLLESLVGPSLTPERLVQEHAMLVAVLSANIGEEVGAHILNEFVLKWSDHSEETDSEKELESKELDNLLQFVANLYNFRVMDATLVYGILEKLAEKFGEKEVELILLVLRGVGFTLRKDDPLALKSLITKIQSKAAEVEAQSEDNTSFTRIRFMLEVVQAIRNNNMAKVPNYDPTHVEHLKKVLKGFVRKGTQNAPLKVTLEDLLKARECGRWWIVGSAWSGSLIDGKTQQRQQDLNTAKGLETEFSEKFKERAAKLQLSRPPRINILYIVTEGSEDYLDAFQKLSQLSLPPQQERELFSVILVCAQKGKEYNAFFAYLSNRMCKFDRKYKRLIQFALWDKFKELEDLKQREIANLAKFLSHLIGEDAVNLSVLKTISFMEVEGQTVSFLRQLLISLLLHPAGADTVDKIFSQLSLSPKLRLLRQSLRIFILKFLSSKKQSEDPNHQLLSRRIEMATEILNKGGGVLL; this comes from the exons ATGAAATTTAATAAGCAGAGAAATGCCACCAACAAGCCAAATGCTGTCGGTCTTGCGAAAACTCTTATGCATCGAAAGGAACGCCGTAAACAAAAGCGGCTGCAAGCTAAGCAGAAAAAATCCCTATTCACAAGAAGATTTCGACGCGGGAAAGGTAGATTTACCAGCGAAGAAGGACCTAATGGGGAAAACAGTCCTAATGCCAAGAGAATTAAGCAATTGCAAGCGTATGCACAGgctgagaaagagaaggtgggaaagtttaaagacaaaggtaataacagcaaaaaaggcAAAGGTAAATTTCAAGGGCAGGGAAAGGGTGGCAAACAGAACACGCAGAATGGCAATAAGAGAACACAAGATAATgaatcagaggaggaggagaaagaaaaacaaggttTCAAGATGTCCTCTTCAGTGAGTGATCGCATGGCCAGATTGCAGGAGTATGTCAATCAGGAGGCGAGGAAGATGGGGACAtttaatgaggaggaaggaggaatgaagaagaaaaagaaaaaccaggCCGGGCAGagcaaagaggcagagacagacaataaAACTAGTCACATCAAAGACAAGACAAAGTTAAAAAAATTACAACAGGACATTGAACAAGACAACAAGGAGATCAAGAAATTGTCAAACCTCCTAAATCTGAATGCAAAGTCTCGCAAGAAAATGGTGCCCCTCCTCGGAGATGACTTTGGCAGCCTGATTGAAGACATCGAGGGTGGACACATGCAACACCTGAATAAGTATAAGCACGCAGATGTTGCACCAAGTGACAGTGAAGATGAGCTGGAAAAAGATATGGCCATGGCACTAGGGCAGACAAaggtgacaaaaaagaaaagcgagGTTGAAGAGACTGTGGAGGGCAGAGATGAGGGAGGTTCGATTGATGATGCTTTTGATGCATTTGAAAAcggagaggatgatggtgatgaaatggAAGAATATGAGGGGCTGGGTAGTGATGAGTTTGACACTTTTGAAAATGGCATTGATGTGGAGAGTGAGGAAGACAGTGATTTAGAATATGGATATGGTGAGGAGGGAAGCAGACCTACAAAattcaagaagaagaggaaagagatcaAGAATAccgaagaagagagtgaggatgagatggGTTATGGAGATGAGAGTGAAGGCAGTCATGATGAGGAAGGAGATCAAGATGACATAGAAAATGGGGAGGATAATAGATATGCAAATGGAGAAGGCGATAGTGAAGATGGGATGTTTTCTGCAGAAGGTGAATGGTAtacagatgatgaagaggaagcagATGAACAACCCAAGATAGATTATGGCAGGCtatcaagagagagggaagatgatttTGATGGCGATGAagttggaagtgaggagggagaggaagaggaagaggaagaaaatgatggcTTTTTGGATACAGAAGCAATGGAATGTAGTGACGAGGAGAGCGAAGACGATGGTAGGGAGCTTGTACATGACATCAGGAATGAGGAAGATTTTGCCTTTGAGGGAGGCTCTGGCTACTTCAGCAAGCCAGAAATCTTAAAAAATGGACAAGAAAATGATATTGACAAGTATTcaagtaacagtgatgatgacacaGACCTTGAAGACTTTGTTGTAGATGATGAGGAAGTTGAGTTTGAAGATGTTGAGGATGAGCTGCCAGAAGAGGAATTTGATGATTCTGATGATCCTGCAAGTGATGGCTTATCTCCAgtaaagaagaggacgaagaagaggttGATTGTCATGAGTGATGAGGAAAGCGAAgatgagaatgaagaaaaggatgataaggatagtgataaaaaaggtgataaagatagtgatgaagataaagacATTGTTGATAATGTACCTCTAAATGCAAAATCGAAATTAAAGTTAAGTAGCAAGTCACCTAGGTTAATTAttagtgatgaggaggatgaagaatatgataatgacaataatagtgagagtgatgatagtgataatgaaaaaactGATATGAAAGCAAAGAAATCATTAACCATGAATTTAGTACCACTGCCCACAGTTACAAGTGAGGATACTGGCGATGAGAAAGAACAGCCATctccaaagaaaaacaagaagaaaaagaaaatcaacataGGAAACATTtcagatgatgatagtgaaataatAAATGAGTTAAGTATTAAGAGAAAAAGGTCAGAATTGctgtcagaagaagaagaagatgaagaagatctGGTAGAtagcaaaaaaatgaaaaaagccaGTTCTGTAGCATCCAGTGAAAGTGAAGACTCGGATAGCAGAAgcaataaaatcaaaacaatttTGAAGAAGCCAACAAATAGAAAGCAAAAGAAGACAGCACCAAGGAGCCACAAAGCTAAGGAAGAAACCAGTGGGAAGAGACGTGTGTCATTTGACCTTCCAGAGGTTACGGACGAAGAGTCTGGTGATGAATCGGCCGGAAGTGCAGAATTcagtgctgatgatgatggggatgatggggatgatggtgatgatggtgatgatggtgatgatggtgagggcaGCATTAATGAACAACCTTTGGAAGAGGAACTTGATGTTGAAGATGAGTCTCCTGGCAGCGCTGAATTTAGTGAGGATGAggtaaatgacgataatgatttaaCAGAAGGTGATAAAGATATAAGTGATGGTGTGAATAATgaaaaagcagaggaggaggaagaggataaggaggatgaggatgaggatgaggatgaggatggccTGACAGAGGACATATATGGGCGCCTGAGGGACCAGGAAGGAAATGTAGtgaagcgggaggaggaggaggagagccagACCATGGGTGGCAAGTATATTCCTCCTGCCCTAAGGAAGCTCATGGCCTTGAACAccgacgagaagaagaaggagcaattGGCTAGGATGAAGAAGACTCTCAAGGGCCTGCTTAATCGACTGGCAGAGAGCAACCTCGGTGGTATTGCCAACCAGATCGAGGGCATGTACACCAAATTCGGCCGCAATGACATGAGTGAAGTTCTCATCAGTCTGCTTCTGGAATCACTTGTGGGGCCCTCACTCACTCCAGAGAGACTGGTCCAGGAGCATGCCATGTTGGTGGCTGTACTCTCTGCCAATATTGGGGAGGAG GTTGGTGCGCACATCCTGAATGAGTTTGTCTTGAAATGGAGTGATCATTCAGAAGAGACAGACTCTGAGAAAGAGCTTGAATCTAAGGAGCTTGACAACCTACTCCAATTCGTTGCCAACCTGTACAACTTTAGGGTGATGGATGCAACTCTTGTCTACGGCATCCTCGAGAAGCTGGCCGAGAAGtttggggagaaggag GTGGAGCTCATCCTTCTGGTACTGCGTGGTGTGGGCTTCACCCTGCGCAAGGATGACCCTCTGGCCCTCAAGTCACTTATCACCAAGATCCAAAGCAAGGCAGCTGAAGTAGAGGCCCAGAGTGAGGATAACACTTCCTTCACACGTATCCGTTTCATGTTGGAGGTGGTTCAGGCCATCCGCAACAATAACATGGCTAAAGTGCCCAACTATGACCCAACACATGTGGAGCATCTCAAGAAAGTCCTAAAGGGCTTTGTTCGTAAGGGCACTCAGAATGCACCACTCAAGGTCACCTTGGAGGACTTGCTGAAGGCTCGGGAGTGTGGCCGCTGGTGGATTGTGGGGTCAGCCTGGTCTGGTAGCCTGATTGATGGAAAAACACAGCAAAGACAGCAGGACCTGAATACCGCCAAGGGTTTAGAGACAGAGTTCAGTGAGAAGTTCAAAGAGCGCGCAGCCAAGCTGCAACTATCCCGTCCCCCTAGAATCAACATTCTATACATAGTGACAGAGGGCTCAGAGGACTACCTGGATGCCTTTCAGAAGCTCAGCCAGCTTAGCCTCCCACCACAGCAAGAGCGGGAACTGTTCAGTGTAATATTGGTGTGTGcacagaaggggaaggagtacaATGCTTTCTTTGCATACCTGAGCAACAGAATGTGCAAGTTTGATAGAAAATACAAGAGGTTGATCCAATTTGCACTCTGGGATAAGTTCAAAGAATTGGAAGACCTCAAGCAGAGAGAGATTGCCAACCTGGCCAAGTTCCTGTCCCACCTAATTGGTGAAGATGCCGTCAACTTGTCAGTTCTGAAGACAATCTCATTTATGGAGGTGGAGGGCCAGACAGTCAGCTTCTTAAGACAgctccttatttctctcctacTGCACCCAGCAGGAGCTGACACTGTTGATAAAATTTTCTCTCAGCTGTCCCTCTCTCCCAAGCTGCGTCTTCTCCGCCAGAGCCTCCGGATATTCATTCTCAAGTTCCTCAGCTCCAAGAAGCAATCGGAAGATCCCAACCATCAGCTCCTCTCGCGCAGGATAGAGATGGCCACAGAGATCCTCAACAAGGGTGGTGGAGTGTTGCTCTAA
- the LOC125031212 gene encoding zinc finger protein 45-like codes for MMAYLRHYMTTESPKRLRFRRDRCSNCSSNNSNSSSNNSSNSNTSSSTSINNNTTSRDKFNSSTKNSISKGRSSNHIGYSNHRNNFNSSSSHSNNNTNNINSNSNSNNNNSSNSNNSNNSNSINSSSNSNNNTNSRDRYSNTVRSNNNRKQFQQIQKEQSSQLSESQEQQQQSHPPPQLMPLVSRSGRPIRRRPEYVEYVSQNLKEEEILPHLPQQLVKVEDMVITAEFEEEDPMEEVMEEEDPLEEDLDSNDEDQDNGGNYSTDGKKSLPHKKRIPKKLKTTKKHVKCYKCAQCGEQFTNQQQFTAHKQTHTPPPAKPKPFSCEICSKGFETQLKFFEHLKGHYEPYKKHKCEVCGGEFESADALQEHSMVHSREHYKCELCNKTFRKESMLEVHLKVTHMEEDESSAVEKPYTCLACPKSYRTQMALDSHVQTEHSENPPEFNCEDCYRVFKSKSKLMTHRKIEHKEEGPQNKGAPKKKMKIGKTVKGGYACTMCPRVFTHKNSLVYHIRGHTGERPHQCEQCGKAFYAASALKVHLRLHSGEKPYKCEHCGKFFRQWGDLRYHTTSVHSDARQYQCEFCGKDFKRKYCLVVHRRIHTGEKNYKCERCDKAFRAASYLQNHKRIHTGERPHPCPDCGKPFRVRSDMKRHRQTHMREQANANNTVGTPVSTAVTQVGTQSPSPAPHAQIVSGAVSQGSSTPQLIVADQVTGPDQPIRIMVSGLNAQHVATAVHPPPAHRQPQQVAVPVSGNIATLTTGPVSPGGTTTTLTPEVIIMDDNAHQPINLNIIPRMITQAQVGSSPHTSHATLVTTEDEYQLANPGRNTIEVRGEEGNVYVWHGVFTN; via the exons ATGATGGCTTACCTCAGGCACTACATGACTACCGAAAGCCCCAAAAGATTGAGGTTCAGAAGAGACAGATGCAGCAattgcagcagcaacaacagcaacagcagcagcaacaacagcagcaacagcaacaccagcagcagcaccagcatcaacaacaacaccaccagcaGAGACAAATTCAACAGCAGCACCAAGAACAGCATCAGCAAAGGCAGATCCAGCAACCACATAGGTTACAGCAACCACAGAAACAATTTCAATTCCAGCAGcagccacagcaacaacaacaccaacaacatcaacagcaacagcaacagcaacaacaacaacagcagcaacagcaacaacagcaacaacagcaacagcatcaacagcagcagcaacagcaacaacaacaccaacagcagaGACAGGTACAGCAACACCGTCAGATCCAACAACAATCGAAAACAGTTCCAGCAAATTCAGAAGGAACAGAGCAGCCAGTTGAGTGAATcacaagagcagcagcagcagtcgcACCCACCGCCTCAGCTGATGCCCCTTGTCTCCCGTAGTGGCCGTCCCATTCGCCGTAGGCCTGAGTACGTGGAGTATGTGAGCCAGAacctgaaggaggaggaaattctcccacacctcccccaGCAATTGGTCAAGGTGGAGGACATGGTAATCACAGCAGAGTTTGAGGAGGAGGACCCaatggaggaggtgatggaggaggaggatcccCTCGAGGAAGACCTAGACTCCAATGATGAAGACCAGGACAATGGCGGGAACTACAGCACAGATGGGAAGAAGTCACTGCCCCACAAGAAGAGAATTCCCAAGAAGCTGAAGACAACCAAGAAGCATGTCAAGTGCTACAAGTGTGCCCAGTGTGGAGAGCAGTTCACAAACCAGCAACAATTCACGGCTCACAAGCAgacccacacaccacccccggCCAAGCCCAAGCCTTTTAGTTGTGAAATTTGCTCAAAGGGATTTGAAACGCAGCTAAAGTTCTTTGAGCATTTGAAGGGCCATTATGAGCCATACAAGAAACACAAGTGTGAGGTATGTGGGGGTGAGTTTGAGAGTGCCGATGCCTTGCAGGAACACTCTATGGTGCACTCACGTGAACACTACAAGTGCGAACTCTGTAACAAAACATTCCGCAAGGAGAGCATGCTAGAAGTCCATCTCAAGGTGACACACATGGAGGAGGATGAAAGCAGTGCTGTTGAGAAGCCATACACCTGCCTTGCCTGCCCCAAAAGCTACCGGACACAGATGGCCCTCGATTCCCATGTCCAGACAGAGCACAGTGAGAACCCCCCAGAATTCAACTGTGAAGACTGTTACCGTGTCTTCAAGTCCAAATCTAAGCTCATGACTCACAGGAAGATTGAGCATAAGGAAGAAGGACCCCAGAACAAGGGGGCAcccaagaagaagatgaagattggCAAAACAGTGAAGGGAGGCTATGCATGCACAATGTGCCCCAGGGTGTTCACACACAAGAACTCCCTTGTCTACCACATCAGAGGACACACAG GAGAGCGACCTCATCAGTGCGAGCAGTGTGGCAAGGCCTTTTATGCTGCAAGTGCACTGAAGGTCCACCTGCGGCTACACAGTGGAGAGAAGCCATACAAGTGCGAACACTGCGGCAAGTTCTTCCGGCAGTGGGGAGACCTGAGATACCACACTACCTCTGTTCACTCAGATGCCAG ACAGTACCAATGTGAGTTCTGTGGCAAGGACTTCAAGCGCAAATACTGCCTGGTTGTCCACCGTAGAATCCACACTGGGGAAAAGAACTACAAGTGTGAGCGCTGTGATAAGGCGTTCCGTGCTGCCTCGTACCTGCAGAATCACAAGAGAATACACACAG GTGAGAGACCTCATCCATGCCCAGACTGTGGCAAGCCTTTCCGTGTACGCTCTGATATGAAGCGGCACCGGCAGACACACATGCGAGAGCAAGCCAATGCTAATAATACAGTAGGAACACCTGTCTCTACTGCTGTTACACAAGTGGGCACCCAGTCACCCTCTCCAGCACCCCATGCTCAG ATTGTCTCGGGTGCAGTGTCCCAGGGTAGCAGCACTCCTCAGCTGATTGTTGCTGACCAGGTGACAGGTCCTGACCAGCCCATTAGAATAATGGTGTCAGGGCTGAATGCACAGCATGTGGCCACAGCAGTGCACCCACCACCTGCACACAGGCAACCTCAG CAAGTGGCAGTGCCAGTCTCAGGGAACATTGCAACATTAACAACTGGGCCAGTGTCACCAGGAGGGACAACCACAACGCTGACCCCAGAGGTGATCATAATGGATGACAACGCTCACCAGCCCATAAATCTCAACATCATCCCACGCATGATTACCCAGGCGCAGGTCGGGTCCTCACCACATACCAGCCATGCCACACTCGTCACCACAGAGGATGAG TATCAGCTGGCCAACCCTGGTCGCAACACCATTGAAGTGcggggtgaggaagggaatgtgtatgtgtggcaTGGGGTCTTCACCAACTAA